Within Paenibacillus sabinae T27, the genomic segment CAGCGTATTGATGCTGATATTGACCGTAAGTGAACGCATTTGCTCCAAGAGATCCTGGTCCCGCAGGATTAATGGAGAGCGGGTAGTCACCGAGGTACGGATACCGTACTTGGCAAGCACCATCAGACATTTTCGGGTCAGTTCCGTTCTGCCCTCAACCGGCTGATAAGGATCGGTTGCCGTCCCGATTACCACCTCGCCCAGTTCCTTGCGCATCGCTTCCAGATCATGCCGGTGTCTGCGGGCCAGCCTCGACAACTGTTCCTCCAGCGCTTCCGCCGCGTTTGTCTTGAGCATAATATGGTTCTGGAATTCGTCATCCGCCTTCTTGTCGATGAAACCCTGAAATCCTCGGGCATAACAGAAGCTGCAGCCATGCGCGCACCCCCGGTACGGATTGACCGACCAGCCGAAGGGCATTCGTTCCTCTTTTACCCGTGTCATTCCTGTCTTCGTTGTTACCGGTTCGTATGTCTTCGGCATTGTCTCACCCTCCATATCAGAACATTTGTTCCTATATCATATCACATCTGGAGGATTTAATACAGAGACGCAAAGCGAAGCCGGACAATCCGGGATTAAAAAGAACGCCAAACAGCCCGGCGAGCAATGCCTTAGCCGGGCTGTGACGGGCAGCCGTGTTTATGAATCAGCGCGTCTGTTCATTCCAGCGGCACAGCTCGCGAACGAGCGAGTCGATTGTCGCTTCCTCCGCCAGCAGTCCGGGCTCCAGTCCCGCTTCCACGGCCGTCTGTTCGGTGAGCGGACCGATGCACGCAATCTTCACCTTCTCAAGCAGCGGCAGCGGATCTTCCAGCCCCATCCGCTTCAATACTTCGAGAAGATTCTTCACCGTCGAGGAGCTGGTGAAGGTAACGGCATGGATCCGCCCTTCCTCCAGCAGCTTCAATAACTCGATGTCATCCTCGCCGGTAGCGACCGTCTCATACGTGTCGATCTCCGTCACCGAAAGGCCGAGCTCCTCCAGCTTCTGCGGCAGCCAGTTCCGGGCGAGATCGCCGCGCGGCAGCAGTACCTTTTGACCGGGAAGCAGCTCATCGCCGTGTGCCTCAATCAGCCCCTCCGCGTGGAAGCGGGCCGGCAGCTCCTCGGCAATTATGCCCCGATCGGCAAGCGCCGCTGCGGTTGCCGGTCCGATGGCGGCGATGCGGGCGCCGGACAAGCCGCGAATGTCCGCTTTCAGCTCCGCCAGATGGCGGAAGAAGAACTCCACACCATTGACGCTCGTAAAGAACACCCAATCATATTCCGGCAGCTTCGACAGCGCCGAAGCGATAGCCTCCCGCTTCTCTTCGCTCTGCGGCATGACCGTTTCGATCACCGGGAATTCATAAGGTTCTCCGCCTAGGTCCTCAATCCGCTCCACCAGCTCGCTCGCCTGGCTGCGCGCCCGGGTGACAAGAATCCGCTTGCCGAACAGCGGAAGTTCCTCGGCCCATTTCAGCTCCTCCCGCTGCTTCACCACATCACCGACGACGATAACGGCCGGTGATCCGAAATTCGCCGCTTTCACCTTCTCTTCAATGTCGGCGAGTGTGCCGGTCAGCGTCTCCTGCTCCGCGCGCGTTCCCCAGCGGACCAGCGCCACTGGCGTTTCCGGCGGACGCCCGTGCTTGATCAGGTTATCGCTGATATAGCCGATTTTGGCAACCCCCATCAGAAACACGAGTGTTCCCGTGGCATTCGTCACTTTATCCCAATGAATCGAACGGTCCAGCTTGTCTGGGCTTTCGTGCCCGGTAATAATTGACAAAGAGGATGCATAGTCGCGGTGAGTAACCGGAATGCCGGCATAAGCAGGCACGCTGATCGCCGAGGTGATTCCCGGAACAATTTCGTAAGAAATGCCGTTTTTGCGCAGAAGCTCCGCTTCCTCGCCCACCCGGCCAAAAATCGTCGGATCGCCGCCCTTTAATCTCACCACCGTCTTGCCCTGAAGCGCCAGATCGACGAGCAGCTGATTGATTTCCTCCTGCTTCATCGTATGCCGGTCCGGAAGCTTGCCCACATAGATCTTCTCTCCGCCGGGAGGCATCCATTTCAGCAGCCGGGGACTGGCCAGCCGGTCATAGACCAGCACATCCGCCTTCTTGATACACTCCATGCCCTTAATCGTGATGAGCTTGGCATCCCCTGGACCCGCGCCCACCAAATACACTTTGCCCGTCAATCTCCTCAACCCCTTAGCTGTGACAAAATCTTCTCCGCACCCCTCACGGTCAACGCTTTCGCCACTTCTTCGCCCAGCAGCACCGGGTCGGTCCCGGTACATGTCTCCTTCAATATGACGGCTCCGTCCGGCGTGCCGACCATGCCGGTAAGCGTAAGGCTCCGGCCTTCAGCCGGAGCGCCGGTCTCAACACTCTTCTCAAGTGTAGCAAAAGCGCCAATCGGCACCTGACAGCCGCCATTCAGCACGCCGAGAAAGCGCCGCTCTGCGGCAACCGTGAGTGCAGTCTCTTCATCATTATACAATGAAAGCAGCTTCCGCAGCTCGGTATCATCTTCGCGGCATTCAATCCCAAGCGCCCCCTGCCCTACCGCGGGGAGACACTCCTCCGGCGGCAGATAGGCCGTCACGCGGTCCTGCCAGCCCATCCGGGTCAGGCCCGCCGCCGCCAGCAGGATCGCGTCATATTCGCCGCTCTCCAGCTTCCGCAGTCTGGAGTCGATGTTGCCGCGCACCGGCTCAATGACCAGATCGGGCCGCAGCGCCGCAAGCTGGCTGGAACGCCGCAGACTGCTTGTGCCAACCCGCGCTCCCGCAGGAAGGTCCGCGAGCCCGGCCCCTTCGCGCGAAATCAGGCAGTCTCTTGGATCGACGCGCCGGGGAACCGCGGCGTTCATAAGTCCAGACGGCAGCTCGGAGGGCATATCCTTCATGCTGTGCACGGCCATGTCGATCTCCCGGTCCAGCATCGCCTGTTCAATCTCCTTGACGAACAGCCCCTTGCCGCCCACCTTGGAGAGGGTCACATCAAGAATACGGTCGCCTTTGGTGACGATTTTTTTCACCTCGAAATCAAAAGAGAAGCCGTGCTCCGCGCACAGCCGCTTCAAATCTTCAATCACCTGACCGGTCTGCGTCAATGCCAGCGCGCTTTGTCTGCTGCCCACGATAATCGTTCGCATCTTTGTTATTCCTCCCGATGTTGTGCGATCCAGGCCTCGATTTGCTCCGAATCCCACTCTGTAAAGGTACCCCTTCTGATCTCATCCAGCACATGAAGCCGGCCCAGCGTTCTCAGCAGCAGCTTTCGAGCCTCCGGCGACGCTTCCCGCCGCTTGATCTCCTGCCGCATGCGATATAAAAAATCCAGATAAGCTTCGTACTCCTCGCCAAACGTTTCCTCGAGCAGCTTCGTGAGCTTCGCGGCGGTGCCGGGTCCCGCGCCCGAAGTCGATACCGCCACGGTCAGACGGCCCCTGCGCAGTACGCCCGGCGTAATGAAGCTTCCGGCTTCCGCATCGCTGCCCACATTCACCGGCACACCCAGGCTCTCCGCCTCGCGGGCCACCTCCCCGTTCACCCCGGAATCGTCAGTCGCCGCATAGACAAGAAAAG encodes:
- a CDS encoding precorrin-2 dehydrogenase/sirohydrochlorin ferrochelatase family protein; translated protein: MTVYLPVMLDVQGRRCIVVGGGKVAERKTMGLLEAGAAVTIISPALTPQLTELAEQGAIVWLNRSYAPGDARGAFLVYAATDDSGVNGEVAREAESLGVPVNVGSDAEAGSFITPGVLRRGRLTVAVSTSGAGPGTAAKLTKLLEETFGEEYEAYLDFLYRMRQEIKRREASPEARKLLLRTLGRLHVLDEIRRGTFTEWDSEQIEAWIAQHREE
- the hemC gene encoding hydroxymethylbilane synthase — its product is MRTIIVGSRQSALALTQTGQVIEDLKRLCAEHGFSFDFEVKKIVTKGDRILDVTLSKVGGKGLFVKEIEQAMLDREIDMAVHSMKDMPSELPSGLMNAAVPRRVDPRDCLISREGAGLADLPAGARVGTSSLRRSSQLAALRPDLVIEPVRGNIDSRLRKLESGEYDAILLAAAGLTRMGWQDRVTAYLPPEECLPAVGQGALGIECREDDTELRKLLSLYNDEETALTVAAERRFLGVLNGGCQVPIGAFATLEKSVETGAPAEGRSLTLTGMVGTPDGAVILKETCTGTDPVLLGEEVAKALTVRGAEKILSQLRG
- the cobA gene encoding uroporphyrinogen-III C-methyltransferase, producing MTGKVYLVGAGPGDAKLITIKGMECIKKADVLVYDRLASPRLLKWMPPGGEKIYVGKLPDRHTMKQEEINQLLVDLALQGKTVVRLKGGDPTIFGRVGEEAELLRKNGISYEIVPGITSAISVPAYAGIPVTHRDYASSLSIITGHESPDKLDRSIHWDKVTNATGTLVFLMGVAKIGYISDNLIKHGRPPETPVALVRWGTRAEQETLTGTLADIEEKVKAANFGSPAVIVVGDVVKQREELKWAEELPLFGKRILVTRARSQASELVERIEDLGGEPYEFPVIETVMPQSEEKREAIASALSKLPEYDWVFFTSVNGVEFFFRHLAELKADIRGLSGARIAAIGPATAAALADRGIIAEELPARFHAEGLIEAHGDELLPGQKVLLPRGDLARNWLPQKLEELGLSVTEIDTYETVATGEDDIELLKLLEEGRIHAVTFTSSSTVKNLLEVLKRMGLEDPLPLLEKVKIACIGPLTEQTAVEAGLEPGLLAEEATIDSLVRELCRWNEQTR